One Leptospira bourretii DNA segment encodes these proteins:
- a CDS encoding GMC family oxidoreductase produces the protein MDKLINASYLQKDLDLEADFVIVGSGAGGGTSAEILSKAGFKVIIVEEGNYETSKDFDLKELSTFNRLYFEGATRPTKDKAFTVVQGRTVGGSTVVNWTTCIKTPKETLDYWENELGIQGYSSKELEPWFEVASKRLSIHTWEAHNQNNNLLSLGAKKLGWRYSSIPRNVKNCHMLGYCGLGCPVDAKQSQLVTTIPSALKEKTTLLYNTKAVRYEWKDNRIDYLNCTPATVYGIKTPKIRLFAKHFITSAGAINSPALLLRSKLPDPYQLIGKRTFVQLHNYSVAEMPSSVFGFFGAPQSVASDEFLWKDGVTGRAGYNIEAVGAQPIVLMNLRKLVGEEFEAYVKSYPNLHVLVSQIRDGFNEDSQGGTVSLNDVGYPVLDYPLNDYMIDGIRRSYLSMAECQFAAGAKTVVPANNAVSPYSSWMDAKRGIESMTIQSPNTVVNSTHPLGGNPMGKNPKTSVVDTSGKFHHLKNLSVIDGSIFPTSLGVNPSFTIYSIASKLANQLAREMT, from the coding sequence ATGGATAAATTAATCAACGCTTCATATTTGCAGAAAGATTTAGATTTAGAAGCAGATTTTGTCATAGTTGGATCTGGTGCTGGTGGTGGAACCAGTGCAGAAATTTTATCCAAAGCTGGGTTCAAAGTTATCATCGTTGAAGAAGGAAATTATGAGACGAGTAAAGATTTTGATCTAAAGGAACTATCTACTTTTAATCGATTGTATTTTGAAGGTGCAACTCGGCCAACAAAAGACAAAGCATTTACAGTTGTTCAAGGAAGGACTGTCGGTGGATCAACAGTGGTCAATTGGACTACTTGTATCAAAACGCCAAAGGAAACTTTAGATTATTGGGAAAATGAATTGGGGATTCAGGGTTATAGTTCAAAAGAGCTGGAACCTTGGTTTGAAGTTGCATCCAAAAGACTTTCCATTCATACGTGGGAAGCACATAATCAAAACAATAATTTACTAAGTCTTGGTGCAAAAAAGTTGGGATGGCGTTATAGTTCAATTCCGCGAAATGTTAAAAATTGTCATATGTTAGGTTATTGTGGATTGGGTTGTCCAGTTGATGCCAAACAAAGCCAACTTGTGACGACGATCCCTTCTGCATTAAAAGAAAAAACAACCTTACTCTATAATACGAAAGCAGTTCGTTATGAATGGAAAGACAATCGAATCGATTATTTAAATTGTACACCAGCCACTGTTTACGGAATAAAAACTCCAAAAATACGTTTGTTTGCAAAACATTTTATAACCAGTGCAGGAGCGATCAATTCACCTGCATTATTGTTACGATCAAAACTTCCCGATCCTTACCAATTGATTGGGAAAAGAACTTTTGTACAATTACACAATTATTCAGTGGCAGAAATGCCTTCTTCCGTTTTCGGATTTTTTGGAGCTCCACAATCAGTCGCATCAGATGAATTTTTATGGAAGGATGGAGTCACAGGAAGAGCTGGTTACAATATAGAAGCAGTTGGAGCACAACCAATTGTTTTGATGAATTTACGTAAACTGGTGGGAGAAGAATTTGAAGCGTATGTGAAAAGTTATCCAAACTTGCATGTGTTAGTATCGCAAATTCGAGATGGATTTAATGAAGATAGCCAAGGTGGAACAGTAAGTTTAAATGATGTCGGATATCCAGTCCTTGATTATCCATTGAATGATTACATGATTGATGGAATCAGACGGTCTTATCTTTCGATGGCGGAATGTCAGTTTGCTGCCGGAGCCAAGACAGTTGTTCCTGCAAACAATGCAGTTTCTCCATATTCCTCTTGGATGGATGCCAAAAGAGGAATTGAATCAATGACCATTCAATCTCCTAACACAGTTGTGAATTCCACTCATCCGTTAGGTGGTAATCCAATGGGTAAAAATCCAAAAACTTCCGTAGTTGATACTTCTGGTAAGTTTCATCATTTAAAAAATTTATCAGTGATTGATGGATCCATTTTTCCTACAAGTCTTGGAGTGAATCCAAGTTTTACAATTTATTCTATTGCTTCGAAATTAGCTAATCAACTGGCAAGGGAGATGACCTAA
- a CDS encoding bile acid:sodium symporter, producing MLTRVEEILFASMIFFLMVAMGTTLTLENFKKAVQSKKPLMIGMLSQFGFMPLIAFGLSNIFALSPMFSIGLILVGCTPGGTTSNLLTYYAKGDVALSISMTITSTVLAAIMMPFLFWLYCSGFNAEQIQIPYKSIIGSIIILIIPVLLGIKIRSSNQRLALKIEKIGSFLGILMILFLLIVMIPKNFELLNKTTWEMYISAILITVLGYFFGYVFSKFLNLTERQSTTVSLETGIQNGPLTIAVILLSFPENQINEILWMPLLYALFVPVTSSLATYYFYLKSKKNQKELVS from the coding sequence ATGTTAACGCGAGTAGAAGAAATTTTATTTGCTTCAATGATTTTTTTTCTAATGGTTGCGATGGGCACAACCTTAACCTTAGAAAATTTTAAAAAAGCAGTTCAATCTAAAAAACCATTGATGATTGGAATGTTGTCTCAATTCGGTTTTATGCCTCTCATCGCCTTTGGATTGTCCAACATCTTTGCATTGTCACCTATGTTTTCGATCGGACTGATTTTGGTTGGGTGTACACCTGGTGGTACCACTTCAAATTTATTAACTTATTACGCAAAAGGTGACGTTGCCTTAAGTATCAGTATGACGATTACTTCAACGGTTCTAGCAGCAATCATGATGCCATTTTTGTTTTGGTTGTATTGTTCAGGATTTAACGCAGAACAAATTCAGATTCCTTATAAAAGTATAATTGGTTCTATTATTATTTTAATCATTCCAGTTTTACTTGGTATTAAAATAAGATCATCTAATCAAAGATTGGCGCTAAAAATTGAAAAGATCGGAAGTTTTTTAGGAATTCTGATGATTCTATTTTTATTGATCGTTATGATTCCAAAAAACTTTGAATTACTGAATAAAACAACTTGGGAAATGTACATCTCTGCTATTCTTATTACGGTTTTAGGTTATTTCTTTGGTTATGTATTTAGTAAATTTCTCAATTTAACGGAACGTCAAAGTACAACAGTATCACTTGAAACAGGAATTCAAAATGGACCACTAACGATAGCTGTCATCTTACTTAGTTTTCCTGAAAACCAGATTAATGAAATTCTTTGGATGCCACTTTTATATGCTCTATTTGTTCCCGTAACTTCATCACTTGCTACATATTATTTTTACTTAAAATCAAAAAAAAATCAGAAGGAACTAGTTTCATGA
- a CDS encoding acyl-CoA dehydrogenase family protein, which translates to MNFYFSEEQNRLREAVATYAKIAGADPQRDIEERDSEFSWDVLNALGEKGWTGVIVPEEYGGLGKGAVEYTIIMEETAKELIYGPQNLIQAQQGLLAVGTEEQKRKWLPELAKGKIMAAQAISEPDAGSSFQNIQTTAVKDGNEWVLNGLKVHINLGKEAQLMMVLAKTDKGLTEFLVDKDSKGIRYEKQDPIGLRSAPMYDVYFENCRIPADTVLGREGRGIETFMAIFKLSRLGVASQLIGIARGCLEHAVSFTKSRKVGENRVSDFQGIQWIIAKLTAELEAAKLARNQAAWLHDQKVNHNLETSIAKYLAGVIADETVNKAFTLTGSHACYRNRPYDRYVREVKSLLAGGGSSEVMLNNVAREILRPSYHY; encoded by the coding sequence ATGAATTTCTATTTTTCGGAAGAACAAAACCGATTGCGAGAAGCAGTGGCAACTTATGCGAAAATTGCGGGAGCAGATCCACAAAGAGACATCGAAGAAAGAGACAGTGAGTTTTCTTGGGATGTCTTGAATGCGTTAGGTGAGAAGGGTTGGACTGGAGTGATTGTTCCGGAAGAATACGGCGGTTTGGGTAAAGGTGCTGTTGAATACACCATCATTATGGAAGAAACAGCAAAAGAGCTTATTTACGGTCCTCAAAATTTAATCCAAGCACAACAAGGATTGTTAGCGGTTGGAACGGAAGAACAAAAACGGAAATGGTTACCTGAATTAGCAAAAGGAAAAATTATGGCAGCTCAAGCCATCTCTGAGCCAGATGCAGGTTCTTCCTTTCAAAACATTCAAACGACAGCAGTCAAAGATGGCAATGAATGGGTGTTAAATGGTCTTAAAGTTCATATCAATTTGGGGAAGGAAGCTCAATTGATGATGGTTTTGGCAAAAACTGATAAGGGTTTAACGGAATTCTTAGTCGATAAAGATTCAAAAGGAATTCGTTATGAAAAACAAGACCCTATTGGTTTACGTTCAGCTCCTATGTATGACGTATATTTTGAAAATTGTCGTATTCCTGCCGATACTGTTTTGGGGAGAGAAGGCAGAGGAATTGAAACCTTTATGGCAATTTTTAAACTAAGCCGTTTGGGTGTAGCTTCACAGTTAATTGGAATTGCTCGAGGTTGTTTAGAACATGCAGTATCCTTTACAAAGTCTAGAAAGGTTGGTGAAAATAGAGTTTCTGATTTCCAAGGAATCCAATGGATCATTGCTAAATTGACAGCTGAGTTAGAAGCAGCCAAACTTGCAAGAAACCAAGCAGCATGGTTACATGATCAAAAAGTGAATCATAATTTGGAAACTTCAATTGCTAAATACTTAGCAGGAGTGATTGCTGATGAAACAGTCAACAAGGCATTTACATTAACTGGTTCACATGCATGTTATCGCAACCGTCCTTATGATCGTTATGTGAGAGAAGTGAAATCACTTTTAGCCGGTGGTGGAAGTTCAGAAGTTATGTTAAACAATGTAGCTAGAGAAATTTTAAGACCATCCTATCACTATTAA
- a CDS encoding NAD-dependent epimerase/dehydratase family protein, which translates to MKFSGITLITGANGFIGFALLKELSKDSSLKIRVTDLHNDRISSLGNKNIEYIRSDIRNEEDLKTLFTGVDRVFHVAGICNLSTPYETLKPINVNAVDKITDFALENKVKAYIHFSSSSVYGTYRGSPFKEADFCNPMDAYAKSKYDGEQIVLTKIAKGLKAVILRPCTVYGPGCNDGAGKVFSRPGNIAGIPGTGNQKLANVRVEDVSSSAIFLSEKENVFGEIFNIADDSQPSLGEALDLASIAFGSKINKINIPLGILKLLAKLEAPFAKLRGKIPDLEFEAIKYLYKDYCMDNHKLKSVGYTFQYPDFKNSILKMKSVS; encoded by the coding sequence ATGAAATTTTCAGGAATAACATTAATCACGGGTGCAAACGGCTTTATTGGTTTTGCACTTTTAAAGGAACTTTCGAAAGATTCATCTTTGAAAATTCGAGTTACGGATCTTCACAATGATAGAATCAGTTCGTTAGGTAACAAAAATATAGAATACATTCGCTCTGATATTCGTAATGAAGAAGATTTAAAAACTTTATTTACAGGTGTGGATCGAGTATTTCATGTGGCGGGAATTTGTAATCTTAGCACTCCATATGAAACTTTGAAACCTATCAATGTAAACGCTGTAGATAAAATCACTGATTTTGCTTTAGAAAATAAAGTAAAAGCTTACATTCACTTTAGTTCCTCAAGTGTGTACGGAACTTATCGCGGGTCTCCTTTTAAAGAAGCCGATTTCTGTAATCCTATGGATGCTTATGCGAAAAGTAAATATGATGGGGAACAAATTGTATTAACCAAAATTGCAAAAGGATTGAAGGCAGTGATTTTAAGGCCATGCACTGTTTATGGTCCAGGTTGTAATGATGGTGCAGGAAAAGTGTTTTCTCGACCAGGAAATATTGCCGGGATTCCAGGGACTGGCAACCAGAAATTAGCAAACGTTAGGGTAGAAGATGTTTCTTCATCCGCTATTTTTTTATCGGAAAAGGAAAATGTTTTTGGTGAAATTTTTAACATTGCTGATGATAGCCAGCCAAGTTTAGGAGAAGCATTGGATCTTGCTTCAATTGCATTTGGTTCGAAGATTAATAAAATCAATATTCCTCTGGGTATTCTAAAGTTGTTAGCCAAACTAGAGGCACCATTTGCAAAGTTAAGGGGAAAGATACCTGACTTAGAATTTGAAGCAATTAAATACTTATATAAAGATTATTGTATGGATAATCACAAATTAAAATCAGTTGGTTATACCTTTCAATACCCTGATTTTAAAAATTCTATTTTAAAAATGAAATCTGTTTCTTAA
- a CDS encoding SDR family NAD(P)-dependent oxidoreductase, with product MSKVIVISGIAQGMGREVSLMLAAKGYTICGFDIEKKHLDSLSSELTKLNANFHLETLSITESEKVLKFKDSVIKKFGTVDTVVSNVGIGFFGPFEEVDLNKALQCFDINVIGCARLLQAFIPSMRKANQGKLIVMSSLVGQVPFPFESIYSATKFAIEGMVSSLRYEVSPFGIQVAMIQPAQVSTNFAAKAQKLPEKDSPYFERCVRFIDRDNDLIRSATNPKQAAERIVKVIVSNRPKLFNQVDFMSTFFLGLNRFLPQKLKDKILLDHMNINV from the coding sequence ATGAGTAAGGTAATTGTAATCAGTGGAATTGCACAAGGGATGGGCAGAGAAGTTTCTCTTATGTTGGCTGCAAAAGGTTATACTATTTGCGGTTTTGATATTGAAAAAAAACATTTGGATAGTTTGTCATCCGAATTAACAAAGTTAAACGCTAATTTTCATTTAGAAACACTCAGTATTACTGAATCAGAAAAAGTCCTGAAGTTTAAAGATAGTGTAATAAAAAAGTTTGGAACAGTCGATACAGTCGTTTCTAATGTGGGAATTGGCTTTTTTGGTCCATTTGAAGAGGTAGATTTAAACAAAGCTCTACAATGTTTTGATATCAACGTTATTGGTTGCGCAAGATTACTCCAAGCATTTATCCCTTCGATGAGAAAGGCAAATCAAGGAAAACTGATCGTTATGTCTTCGCTTGTGGGACAAGTCCCATTTCCATTTGAATCCATTTATTCTGCTACTAAGTTTGCGATAGAAGGAATGGTCTCTTCTTTACGTTATGAAGTAAGTCCTTTTGGAATCCAAGTTGCAATGATCCAACCGGCTCAAGTTTCGACAAATTTTGCGGCAAAGGCTCAAAAGTTACCGGAAAAAGATTCTCCATATTTCGAACGATGTGTGCGGTTTATTGATAGAGATAATGATTTAATTCGTTCGGCAACAAATCCAAAACAAGCGGCAGAAAGAATTGTGAAAGTAATTGTGTCTAACCGACCAAAACTATTCAATCAAGTTGATTTTATGAGTACTTTCTTTTTGGGACTCAATCGCTTTTTGCCTCAAAAGCTAAAAGATAAAATCTTATTAGATCATATGAACATAAACGTTTAG
- a CDS encoding AMP-dependent synthetase/ligase, with protein MKVPNLEKRTLYYLSQEGRRLYGSLPVQSFKDHKKEYQDINYNEFVSNVENIAKGLLYLNAKAGDRVGIIADVGHQWLQVSMAITNIGCVDVPRGTDATLDDIGYILKHAECKIVFIETEKALQKFLPELKKLKIETIILFGDTKSDKTDLAIPVLNFSDLKKYGVTINDENFHQRGKEIQEEDLATIIYTSGTTGKPKGVMLTHGSILFEINSLVAEFRKTGVQVGEGDVTLGFLPPWHSGERIFETICFYSGIKIAFTSVPELGKDLAKAKPTILFTVPRVWESFYDKIKDTIHKSSFFKKYFLKTLLWNSVNFSICYDKAFDRIPRLNSPKTTFQILSQIFHLIKLVVYFPLLPISKLVLSKILSVLGGKLRYAFAGAGALQAEVDRFMYAIGMPILEVYGMTENSGVSTIRHYNDFSVGNVGKPIHGVTIKLIDELGNVITKPGIKGVAHHHGFHNMKGYYLEEEKTKAVLTADRWLNSGDLLVYTAQGTLKFAGRAKDTIVLSGGENVEPEPIEICLKQSEFIDQAVVVGQDKKSLSALILLNLDKVQSYLHLHSISLDLNNCIFNEEDDLLKIIKEEVKRFVSDKNGFKSFERITNIFILQNPFVIHDELTQTQKVKRNRVQEKYHNEIESMYRK; from the coding sequence ATGAAAGTTCCCAATCTAGAAAAAAGAACTTTGTATTACTTGTCACAGGAAGGGAGACGTCTTTATGGTTCTCTGCCTGTTCAAAGTTTTAAAGATCATAAAAAAGAATATCAAGATATAAATTATAATGAATTTGTTTCTAATGTTGAAAATATAGCAAAGGGATTGCTATATCTAAATGCAAAGGCGGGAGATCGAGTAGGGATCATAGCGGATGTAGGCCATCAATGGTTACAAGTGAGTATGGCAATTACTAATATTGGCTGTGTTGATGTTCCTCGTGGGACGGATGCAACACTTGATGATATAGGTTATATTTTAAAACATGCAGAATGTAAAATTGTTTTTATTGAAACAGAAAAAGCTCTGCAAAAGTTTCTTCCTGAATTAAAAAAGTTAAAAATAGAAACCATCATTTTATTTGGAGATACAAAAAGTGATAAAACTGATTTAGCCATTCCAGTATTAAACTTCTCAGATTTAAAAAAATACGGTGTCACGATAAACGATGAAAATTTTCATCAGAGAGGAAAAGAAATTCAGGAAGAAGATTTAGCCACTATCATTTATACATCAGGGACTACCGGAAAACCAAAAGGTGTAATGTTGACCCATGGAAGTATTCTTTTTGAAATTAATTCTTTAGTTGCTGAGTTTCGAAAGACTGGTGTACAAGTTGGCGAAGGTGATGTCACATTAGGATTTTTACCTCCATGGCATAGTGGAGAAAGAATCTTTGAAACTATTTGTTTTTACTCGGGAATTAAGATTGCATTTACAAGTGTTCCTGAACTTGGAAAAGATCTAGCAAAAGCAAAGCCAACGATTTTGTTTACTGTTCCACGCGTTTGGGAAAGTTTTTACGATAAAATCAAAGATACGATTCACAAAAGTAGTTTTTTCAAAAAATATTTTTTAAAGACACTCTTATGGAATTCAGTAAATTTTTCCATTTGTTATGACAAGGCCTTCGATCGAATCCCCCGATTGAATTCACCAAAAACAACCTTCCAAATTTTATCACAAATTTTTCATTTAATCAAACTTGTTGTTTATTTTCCTTTGTTACCAATTTCGAAATTAGTGCTTTCAAAAATATTATCTGTATTAGGTGGAAAGTTACGGTATGCTTTTGCCGGCGCAGGAGCTTTGCAAGCGGAAGTGGATCGATTTATGTATGCGATTGGTATGCCTATATTAGAAGTTTATGGTATGACCGAGAATTCTGGCGTTTCAACAATAAGACACTATAATGATTTTTCTGTTGGGAACGTTGGGAAACCAATTCATGGGGTAACTATCAAATTGATTGATGAGTTAGGAAACGTAATAACGAAACCAGGAATCAAAGGTGTAGCTCATCATCATGGATTTCATAATATGAAAGGATATTATTTAGAAGAAGAAAAAACTAAGGCTGTATTAACGGCTGATCGTTGGTTAAATTCCGGTGATCTACTTGTTTATACCGCACAAGGAACCCTGAAATTTGCTGGTAGAGCAAAGGATACAATTGTTCTTTCTGGTGGAGAAAACGTGGAGCCGGAACCAATTGAAATTTGTTTAAAACAAAGTGAATTTATCGACCAAGCAGTTGTTGTAGGACAAGATAAAAAATCATTATCAGCTCTGATCCTTTTAAATTTAGATAAAGTTCAATCTTACCTTCATTTACATTCAATATCCCTGGATTTGAACAATTGTATTTTTAATGAAGAAGATGATTTATTAAAAATAATAAAAGAAGAAGTGAAACGATTTGTTTCAGATAAAAATGGGTTCAAATCTTTTGAAAGGATTACAAATATTTTTATCTTACAAAACCCATTTGTAATTCATGATGAATTGACACAAACGCAGAAAGTGAAGCGGAATCGTGTGCAAGAAAAATATCATAATGAAATTGAATCGATGTATCGCAAATAG
- a CDS encoding enoyl-CoA hydratase/isomerase family protein, with protein MYKSWNVEIEDRIATVRLQTNDLNVMDMDSLFELKSLSKELENNNKVWVIILEGAGKHFSSGVNIEILNKAAEINAEEFKRHMREMQSCFTAFENIPKPTIAKIQGFCMGGGFMLAQCCDFKIASEKSVFSVPLVKLGLTVLMGTNRITRNAGIAATNEIVMLGDKFNPEKALQLNLLTKVVTPENFDDAVIQFANKFKSLPPQTISITKQIIKQGDKIPLDQSLELEIELQSKLLGSDDLKEALDSFTNRRKPVFTGN; from the coding sequence ATGTATAAATCTTGGAATGTAGAAATTGAGGATAGGATCGCAACAGTCAGATTACAAACCAATGATTTGAATGTGATGGATATGGATTCTCTTTTCGAACTCAAAAGTCTGAGTAAAGAATTAGAGAACAACAATAAAGTTTGGGTCATCATTTTAGAAGGAGCTGGTAAACACTTTTCATCTGGAGTGAATATTGAAATTTTAAACAAAGCAGCAGAAATCAATGCAGAAGAATTTAAAAGACATATGCGCGAAATGCAAAGTTGTTTTACCGCCTTTGAAAACATTCCCAAACCTACAATAGCCAAAATACAAGGTTTTTGTATGGGAGGAGGATTTATGTTAGCACAATGTTGTGATTTTAAAATCGCCAGTGAAAAATCTGTTTTCTCTGTTCCTCTTGTGAAATTGGGATTAACTGTTCTTATGGGAACAAATCGTATAACACGAAATGCAGGTATTGCTGCTACAAATGAAATAGTAATGTTAGGTGATAAGTTTAATCCTGAAAAAGCACTTCAACTCAATTTGTTAACTAAGGTAGTAACCCCAGAAAATTTTGATGATGCTGTAATTCAGTTTGCAAATAAATTTAAATCATTACCACCGCAAACCATTTCAATCACCAAACAAATAATCAAACAGGGTGACAAAATTCCTTTGGATCAAAGTTTAGAACTCGAAATTGAGTTACAATCAAAACTATTGGGCTCTGATGATTTAAAAGAAGCATTAGATAGTTTCACCAACCGTCGAAAACCAGTGTTTACTGGAAACTAA
- a CDS encoding methyl-accepting chemotaxis protein, with protein MSIEALWQNGKVTVNRIRIVLFFLFFAALLGTKESMPPAVFLLHLTGTIIMGIYALVCFLWLRYGTPPEWFHKLLIILDIGIHLINTSIDCSMGPVEAKSALNNTAVLLVVYFYLIYSGFLGNPGFVLFNGCLAGVGVFLSYFISVTYGGLFPTEDPTLYIQTGYVGTSAEIMKGIFIIVSGVLLSRLIALLIRISDKGIEKANESEELFKRSIQQKKLLQDAAKNLESSIQNCGNYISQTAERLESQAASLEQVTAINTELFSSFESNAKIIDDQNIKITDLFSGSNDLNQLVATISNINQELILLAGENKKDTTEIANVSKRTSEYLSSIKSSFDKVDEINQIVAEIGEKTNLLALNASIEAARAGDVGRGFAVVASEVSKLADFTATNAKIISEVVGNSRKFILSGTEVSAQTGNLTTNQIQKLEKTMERVGYMFELFEKQKKIIFHTLSRLNEINDLSSQISFSTKEQISGQTEVNRGILALEDEVNQISNASRNLEQYVEQIRFQSQELLTLSES; from the coding sequence ATGAGTATAGAAGCTCTTTGGCAGAACGGAAAAGTAACAGTTAACCGCATACGGATTGTATTGTTTTTTCTTTTTTTTGCCGCTTTGCTCGGAACAAAAGAAAGTATGCCTCCTGCTGTGTTTTTGCTCCATCTGACTGGAACAATCATAATGGGAATTTATGCTTTAGTTTGTTTTTTATGGCTTCGTTATGGTACACCACCAGAGTGGTTTCATAAACTCTTAATCATTCTCGATATAGGAATACATTTAATCAACACATCCATTGATTGTAGTATGGGACCCGTCGAAGCAAAATCAGCATTAAACAACACTGCGGTATTACTTGTTGTATATTTTTATTTGATATATTCTGGTTTTTTGGGTAATCCAGGTTTTGTTTTATTTAATGGATGTTTGGCTGGAGTCGGCGTATTTTTATCATATTTTATTTCTGTGACTTATGGAGGTTTGTTTCCAACTGAAGATCCAACATTATATATACAAACTGGGTACGTTGGTACTTCTGCGGAGATAATGAAAGGAATATTTATTATCGTGAGCGGAGTTTTACTTTCAAGGTTAATTGCTCTTTTGATTCGGATTAGTGATAAAGGAATTGAAAAAGCAAATGAATCGGAAGAATTATTCAAAAGATCCATCCAACAAAAAAAGCTATTACAAGATGCAGCGAAAAATTTGGAATCTTCCATTCAAAACTGCGGTAACTATATTTCGCAAACTGCAGAAAGATTGGAATCTCAAGCTGCTTCTTTAGAACAAGTGACAGCGATCAATACAGAACTTTTTTCTTCCTTTGAGTCCAATGCGAAAATCATCGATGATCAAAACATAAAAATAACAGATTTATTTTCAGGATCCAATGATCTAAATCAATTGGTCGCAACCATTAGCAATATCAATCAAGAATTGATTTTGCTCGCCGGTGAAAACAAAAAAGATACAACGGAAATTGCAAACGTTTCAAAACGTACGAGTGAATACCTAAGTTCAATAAAGTCTTCCTTCGATAAAGTGGATGAAATCAATCAAATTGTTGCAGAGATAGGTGAAAAAACCAATTTACTAGCTCTCAATGCATCAATTGAAGCGGCTCGTGCTGGAGATGTGGGGAGAGGATTTGCAGTGGTCGCAAGTGAAGTCAGTAAACTTGCGGACTTTACTGCAACAAATGCAAAAATCATTTCTGAGGTTGTTGGAAATTCGAGAAAATTTATATTGTCCGGCACCGAAGTTTCAGCACAAACAGGAAATTTAACTACAAATCAAATTCAAAAGTTAGAAAAAACAATGGAACGTGTCGGTTACATGTTTGAGCTGTTTGAAAAACAAAAAAAAATCATTTTTCATACTTTAAGTCGTTTGAATGAAATCAACGATTTGTCCTCTCAAATCTCTTTCAGCACAAAAGAACAAATTTCAGGACAAACTGAGGTCAATCGAGGAATTCTTGCCTTGGAAGATGAGGTAAATCAAATTTCAAATGCTTCCAGAAATTTGGAGCAGTATGTGGAACAAATTAGATTTCAATCGCAAGAGTTATTGACTTTGAGTGAATCCTAA